In Haemorhous mexicanus isolate bHaeMex1 chromosome 6, bHaeMex1.pri, whole genome shotgun sequence, a single window of DNA contains:
- the MRPL23 gene encoding large ribosomal subunit protein uL23m isoform X2 — MAAGARRAVMTKLDIRNYLERIYNVPVAAVRTRIQYGANNKRNHRNQRVKKPDYKVAYVQLGQGQTFQFPNLFPEKEQDAETRSFDDFRDKFMEKEEQKQEGDPRRGGVPDWFGL; from the exons ATGGCGGCGGGCGCTAGGAGGGCAGT AATGACAAAATTGGATATCAGGAATTACCTTGAAAGAATATACAATGTGCCAGTAGCTGCTGTGAGGACCAGGATACAGTATG GTGCAAACAACAAGAGGAACCACAGGAATCAGAGAGTGAAGAAGCCAGATTACAAGGTTGCCTATGTACAGCTG gGCCAAGGACAAACCTTTCAGTTTCCCAACCTATTTCCAGAGAAAGAACAAGACGCAGAAACTCGCTCTTTTGATGACTTCAGGGATAAATTTATGGAGAAAGAGGAGCAGAAGCAGGAAGGTGATCCCAGACGAGGTGGAGTCCCTGACTGGTTTGGACTTTGA
- the MRPL23 gene encoding large ribosomal subunit protein uL23m isoform X1: protein MAAGARRAVYPLFQRGGPQLRIFRPNFFMLAVRPGVPQPEDTVQFRVSMEMTKLDIRNYLERIYNVPVAAVRTRIQYGANNKRNHRNQRVKKPDYKVAYVQLGQGQTFQFPNLFPEKEQDAETRSFDDFRDKFMEKEEQKQEGDPRRGGVPDWFGL, encoded by the exons ATGGCGGCGGGCGCTAGGAGGGCAGT GTACCCGCTGTTCCAGAGGGGCGGCCCGCAGCTGCGGATCTTCCGTCCCAACTTCTTCATGCTGGCGGTGCGGCCCGGTGTGCCCCAGCCCGAGGACACCGTGCAGTTCCGCGTCTCCATGGA AATGACAAAATTGGATATCAGGAATTACCTTGAAAGAATATACAATGTGCCAGTAGCTGCTGTGAGGACCAGGATACAGTATG GTGCAAACAACAAGAGGAACCACAGGAATCAGAGAGTGAAGAAGCCAGATTACAAGGTTGCCTATGTACAGCTG gGCCAAGGACAAACCTTTCAGTTTCCCAACCTATTTCCAGAGAAAGAACAAGACGCAGAAACTCGCTCTTTTGATGACTTCAGGGATAAATTTATGGAGAAAGAGGAGCAGAAGCAGGAAGGTGATCCCAGACGAGGTGGAGTCCCTGACTGGTTTGGACTTTGA